A single Bufo bufo chromosome 6, aBufBuf1.1, whole genome shotgun sequence DNA region contains:
- the LOC121004386 gene encoding keratin, type I cytoskeletal 17-like: protein MSSSYSIRQSTTSSGSSGGLGLGVHGGGSSRLSVGSYKPSSIHGGSGGRNISISTSRVMSSGASGLGSSLGGGFGGLAGGVGGGYSSNYCFGGGLGDGLLQGGEKETMQNLNDRLALYLDKVRSLEKANTELEIKIREWYEKQAPRPDHDYSNYYKIIEDLRNKILNATMDNASLLLQVDNSRLAIGDFTTKYETEMNLRMNVESDINGLRKILDELTLTRSDLEVQLESLKEEMAYLKKNHEEEMNSLRGQVGGHVNVEMDAAPGIDLSKILSDMRDQYEGMAAENRKQVEAWYFKQTEELNKEVASHSQQIQSSKTEMTDLKRTIQSLEIEFQTQISMKAALEGTLAETEGRYCMQLSQIQDMISSVEAQLAELRSDMERQSYEYKILMDVKTRLEQEIATYRRLLEGEDTSISYKESPKTIRQIRTIIHDTIDGKVVSSQEKVQESTY from the exons ATGTCCTCCTCATACAGTATCAGGCAGAGCACGACATCCTCTGGATCCTCAGGTGGATTGGGATTAGGTGTCCATGGTGGTGGCTCAAGTCGGTTGTCTGTAGGTAGTTACAAGCCATCTAGCATCCATGGAGGCAGTGGTGGCAGAAATATCTCCATCTCCACTTCTAGAGTGATGTCCTCTGGGGCTAGCGGGCTTGGAAGTAGCCTAGGTGGTGGATTTGGTGGTCTAGCTGGTGGGGTAGGTGGGGGCTATTCATCTAATTATTGCTTTGGAGGTGGACTTGGAGATGGTCTTCTCCAAGGAGGTGAGAAGGAAACTATGCAAAACCTGAACGACCGTCTGGCCTTATACTTGGACAAAGTACGCTCCCTGGAGAAGgccaatactgaactggagattaAGATTCGTGAATGGTATGAAAAACAAGCACCAAGGCCAGACCATGACTACAGCAATTATTACAAAATCATTGAAGACCTTCGCAACAAG ATCCTCAATGCTACCATGGACAATGCCAGCTTGCTCCTTCAGGTTGATAACTCCAGATTGGCTATTGGGGACTTCACGACCAA GTATGAAACTGAAATGAACCTGCGTATGAACGTTGAGAGTGACATCAATGGACTACGCAAAATTTTGGATGAACTTACCCTTACTAGATCAGATCTGGAGGTCCAGCTTGAGAGCTTGAAGGAAGAAATGGCTTACCTGAAGAAGAACCATGAAGAG GAAATGAATTCTCTTCGTGGACAAGTTGGCGGCCATGTCAATGTAGAGATGGATGCTGCCCCAGGTATTGACCTAAGTAAGATTTTGTCTGACATGAGAGACCAATACGAAGGGATGGCTGCAGAGAACCGTAAGCAAGTTGAGGCCTGGTACTTCAAGCAG ACAGAGGAACTGAACAAAGAAGTTGCAAGCCACAGTCAacaaatccagtccagcaaaacagaAATGACCGACCTCAAACGTACCATCCAAAGCCTGGAGATTGAATTTCAGACACAAATAAGCATG AAAGCGGCACTGGAAGGCACCTTAGCAGAAACGGAAGGCCGGTACTGTATGCAGCTCTCTCAGATACAGGACATGATCAGCAGTGTTGAAGCTCAGCTAGCAGAATTACGGTCAGATATGGAACGCCAGAGCTATGAGTACAAAATACTCATGGATGTGAAGACCCGTCTGGAACAGGAAATCGCAACCTACAGACGTCTCTTGGAGGGTGAAGATACCAG TATTTCATACAAAGAAT CCCCTAAAACCATACGACAAATCCGTACCATTATTCACGATACCATTGACGGAAAAGTGGTGTCCTCACAGGAGAAAGTCCAGGAATCAACCTACTAA